ATGGTAAGTGCGATCGGAATCTTAATTTTAGTCTGTTATGTGGGAATGAAGGCGGCCAAGTGGTTAAATGCTGATGTAGATATCATACTGGCGCGGCTGTCCGCGGCTGCTCCGGGAAGACTTTTTGCCGCCGCGCTCGTTATCTGCTGCGTGATGGCAGTGATATCGTATAAAGTATCGCTGAACATTATGAAAAAGAAAGAATTCTGATGGTGCATACCGGGTGCATTTGGTGTATAATATAATTAAATATTCATTGGTGGAGACGGCAGAGCCGATAATTGTATAATGCTTCTTCCTGTGCAGTTTAACTGCATGGGAAGAAGTTTTTTCTATCCAATTATGACAGCAGAAGGGGGAATTGACATGGGAGAAGGGCAGGACAATGTCCAGTTTGACAAGATGACAAAGACGCCGGTACCGAATCTGATCATAAGACTCGGAATTCCGACTGTCGTCAGTATGCTCATAACGAGTATTTACAATACGGCGGATACATATTTTGTGAGCAGGCTCGGAACGAGCGCGAGCGGAGCCGTAGGAGTTGTATTCAGTCTTATGGCCGTGCTGCAGGCGTTTGGCTTTATGTTCGGCCATGGCGCGGGCAGTATCATATCCAGGAAGCTTGGAAAGAAAGACAAGGAGAGCGCCAGCAGATTTGCCTCGACGAGTTTTTTTCTGGCTATAGCTGCCGGGGTATTCATCGGTGCGGCAGGTATTGCGTTTCTGACACAGTTCATGCGTCTGCTTGGAAGCACGGAGACGATACTGCCGTATGCAAAGCAATACGGATTTTACATATTGCTGGCGGGCCCGTTTATGACGGGAAGCTGCGTGCTGAACAATATTCTCAGATACGAGGGCAGGGCGGCGTACGCCATGATCGGACTTACAACGGGGGGCATCCTCAATATGGCAGGCGACCCGGTACTTATGTTCGGCCTTCATATGGGAGTGGCCGGCGCGGGGCTTTCTACGGCGCTCTCTCAGATGATAAGTTTCCTGATCCTTCTGGCCATGTTTCTGAGCGGAAAAACGGACAGCAAGCTTTCGGTGCGGCTAATAACAAAGGACGTAAGCGACGTTGTGCGCATCGTCACTACTGGTTTTCCAAGTCTTATCCGCCAGGGGCTTGGAAGTGTTTCGACGCTGCTTTTGAATCATCAGGCGGCGGTGTACGGAGACGCGGCAGTGGCGGCCATGAGCATTGTCAACCGTATATGTATGCTCATCTTCTCTGTGGGACTCGGGCTCGGGCAGGGATTTCAGCCTGTAGCTGCTTTTAACTACGGGGCGGAAAAGTATGACAGAGTCAAAAAAGGCTTTTGGTTTACGGCAGCGGCCGGCGAAGCGGTCATCGGCAGTCTGGCGGCGGTGTGTCTGCTCGTATCTGCGCAGGTCATCGGCGTATTCCGCAATGACCCGGAGGTCATCCGGATCGGAGTCTTTGCGCTGCGCTGCCAGTGTGTCGCCTGCTTTTTCCAGCCGGCGGCGGTATGCACCAACATGATGTTCCAGAGCGTGGGAGAGAGCGGGAAGGCGTCGTTCCTGTCGTCGCTTCGGAGCGGGATCTGTTTTATCCCGCTCATATTGATCCTTCCTGCAGTATTCGGTCTGAGAGGAGTGCAGACAGCCCAGACAGTGGCGGATGTTCTGGCATTTCTCATATCTGCCCCGCTCGCGGTCTGGTTTCTCCGTAAGCTGGACAGAAAAGGGCAGGATGGAGCCGGTGATGACGGCGGTATTTAGATATTTTCTTGCTGATCTGAATTAAATTAAACAATAAACTCAAAAATATTAATATAATAATTAAAATAATTAATATAAACATTGACATTTTTAAATATTGGTATTATATTGTTAATATGAGAAAGGAAGTGAACGTATGAAGAAAGTGATCAGCCAGTGTCCGGTCTGCAGTGGAGAACTGAAAGTGACCCGTCTGAAGTGTTCAGACTGTGATACCGTGATTGAAAATGACTTTACATTGAGTAAGTTTGATTATCTGTCCGGAGAGGAATTGTATTTTACCGAGACCTTTATCCGGTGCAGGGGAAACATCAAGGAGGTTGAAAAGGAGCTTGGAATCTCGTATCCGACCGTCCGGGCGAAGCTTGACGGTATCATCAGGAAGCTCGGATATGAGGAAGACGCGAAACAAGATGAGGAGATGCAGAAGCGCGAGGCTGTGCTGAAAGCGCTCGAGCTGGGACAGATCACGGCGGAAGAGGCGATCCGCCGGCTGAAATAGATCAATAGAAAAGAGGAGAATGGATATGGATGAAAGATTGAGAGTTTTAAAGATGATAGAAGAAGGTACGATCACGGCGGAACAGGCGGCAGAACTCCTGAATGCAATGGGTGTGGAAGAGGCAGGAGAGCCGCCGGCCAGAACGAACTATGACAAAAAGATGTTCCGCATTATCGTGGACGGAAGCGGAGACAAGGTAAACATTCAGTTCCCGGTCGGGGCTGTGAAAAAGATACTCAAGGTTACGGGGAGGCTTCCTATCCCGGAGAAGGAGCTGCAGGGGGTGAATCTGGAAGAAATGATGGATGCCATTTCCGACTGCCTGGACGGCGAGATAGAGGGCGACTTAGTCAGTGTGGAGGCAGCAGACGGTACGAGAGTAAGAATATACGTAGATAAATAGGGGACGGATATATGAAAGTAATAGTAAAGACGAAAGACTTGAACTTCCGTATGCCGGTCCCGCTGAGAATGGCAGGGTTTCTAATAAAAAAGCTGCCCCGGTCTGCTTTTGAGAAGATGCGCGCAG
This is a stretch of genomic DNA from [Clostridium] hylemonae DSM 15053. It encodes these proteins:
- a CDS encoding MATE family efflux transporter, producing the protein MTAEGGIDMGEGQDNVQFDKMTKTPVPNLIIRLGIPTVVSMLITSIYNTADTYFVSRLGTSASGAVGVVFSLMAVLQAFGFMFGHGAGSIISRKLGKKDKESASRFASTSFFLAIAAGVFIGAAGIAFLTQFMRLLGSTETILPYAKQYGFYILLAGPFMTGSCVLNNILRYEGRAAYAMIGLTTGGILNMAGDPVLMFGLHMGVAGAGLSTALSQMISFLILLAMFLSGKTDSKLSVRLITKDVSDVVRIVTTGFPSLIRQGLGSVSTLLLNHQAAVYGDAAVAAMSIVNRICMLIFSVGLGLGQGFQPVAAFNYGAEKYDRVKKGFWFTAAAGEAVIGSLAAVCLLVSAQVIGVFRNDPEVIRIGVFALRCQCVACFFQPAAVCTNMMFQSVGESGKASFLSSLRSGICFIPLILILPAVFGLRGVQTAQTVADVLAFLISAPLAVWFLRKLDRKGQDGAGDDGGI
- a CDS encoding DUF2089 domain-containing protein, producing the protein MKKVISQCPVCSGELKVTRLKCSDCDTVIENDFTLSKFDYLSGEELYFTETFIRCRGNIKEVEKELGISYPTVRAKLDGIIRKLGYEEDAKQDEEMQKREAVLKALELGQITAEEAIRRLK
- a CDS encoding SHOCT-like domain-containing protein; amino-acid sequence: MDERLRVLKMIEEGTITAEQAAELLNAMGVEEAGEPPARTNYDKKMFRIIVDGSGDKVNIQFPVGAVKKILKVTGRLPIPEKELQGVNLEEMMDAISDCLDGEIEGDLVSVEAADGTRVRIYVDK